The following are from one region of the Endozoicomonas sp. 4G genome:
- a CDS encoding alpha-ketoglutarate-dependent dioxygenase AlkB has product MRSINLKAPDAEILFWPELIAPQDGESFYQQLLSGIQWRQDQITLFGKTFDVPRLQAWYGDQGMTYRYSGLELTPEPWTPVLRALKARVEQACHGSFNTVLLNLYRDGNDSNGWHSDDEAELGEHPVIASLSLGQERRFRLKHKQGKSKGIQPLSLDLPSGSLLVMSGPTQRCWQHCIPKTSRDVLPRINLTFRNVIDEPEYLRKNNNLVDS; this is encoded by the coding sequence TTGCGTTCAATCAACCTTAAAGCCCCTGATGCCGAGATACTCTTCTGGCCGGAACTGATAGCCCCCCAAGACGGTGAGTCCTTCTACCAGCAGCTTCTTTCTGGCATCCAGTGGCGTCAGGATCAAATCACACTGTTTGGAAAAACGTTTGATGTACCGCGGTTGCAGGCGTGGTATGGCGATCAGGGAATGACCTACCGCTACTCTGGACTGGAGCTAACACCAGAGCCCTGGACTCCGGTATTGCGAGCGTTAAAAGCAAGGGTTGAGCAAGCCTGTCACGGTTCATTTAACACGGTACTGCTAAACCTCTATCGTGATGGCAATGACAGCAATGGCTGGCATTCCGACGATGAAGCAGAGCTTGGGGAGCACCCTGTTATTGCCTCACTGAGCCTGGGTCAGGAAAGGCGTTTTCGGCTGAAACACAAACAGGGCAAATCAAAAGGCATCCAACCCTTGTCACTGGACTTGCCTTCCGGCTCACTGCTGGTGATGTCAGGCCCCACCCAGCGCTGCTGGCAGCACTGTATTCCCAAAACATCCAGAGATGTTTTACCCCGTATTAACCTGACTTTCAGAAATGTCATTGATGAGCCAGAATATCTACGGAAAAATAACAACCTGGTGGACAGCTAA
- a CDS encoding glycosyltransferase family 39 protein → MTDALVKPSSRWFWVYCLILFAILVRLFSLGLYPLMDTSEARYGEIVRLMVETNDWIIPYFDYGVPFLGKPPLFIWLSAISFKLFGINEFAARLPSLVCGIGTLALVWKLARFQMGKQQANISVLFLITSASFMVLSGAVLADPVMTLTITLILCGFWIGWHSENASEARRWQYLFFAGCGLALLAKGLAALVLAGGPIFLWCLPKGRLITLWHRFPWIKGTVLAAAIALPWYISAEIRNPGLLEYMFIGEHFSRYLDSGWDGDEYGNAHVHPLGSIWGYLLLGGFPWTFVLMGAVITQLWKGWRKKPTLKLQEWDYFLLCWLLFLPVFFTFTANLIWTYTLPVMPALALIIARLFGENWPDHSRKLIALATLTPLLMIATTVVMMNDGGKKSQKYLIESMTAHTVEQPGHLIYFLKRPFSARFYSHGQALLANSEEEISNQLHDDRRDFLATRDGNINILSESLRDRFEKVSEYRNWTLWVEKE, encoded by the coding sequence ATGACTGACGCCTTAGTGAAGCCTTCTTCCCGCTGGTTCTGGGTGTATTGCCTGATCCTGTTTGCCATTCTGGTCCGACTGTTCTCACTGGGCCTTTACCCCCTGATGGATACCTCAGAAGCTCGATACGGTGAAATCGTCAGACTGATGGTAGAGACGAACGACTGGATCATCCCTTATTTTGATTACGGCGTCCCTTTCCTGGGTAAACCTCCACTGTTTATCTGGCTTTCAGCGATAAGCTTCAAACTGTTTGGCATCAATGAGTTTGCCGCCCGCTTACCCTCTCTGGTGTGCGGCATAGGCACTCTGGCACTGGTCTGGAAGCTGGCCCGATTTCAAATGGGCAAGCAACAGGCAAACATTTCGGTACTGTTCCTGATCACCTCAGCCTCATTTATGGTTCTTTCCGGAGCCGTGCTGGCCGACCCGGTCATGACCCTGACCATCACCCTGATCCTCTGCGGCTTCTGGATCGGCTGGCACAGCGAAAACGCATCCGAAGCACGGCGCTGGCAGTATCTGTTTTTTGCGGGTTGCGGTCTGGCACTTCTGGCCAAAGGGCTCGCGGCCCTGGTTCTGGCAGGCGGCCCGATTTTCCTGTGGTGCCTGCCAAAAGGCAGATTGATCACACTGTGGCACAGATTCCCCTGGATCAAAGGTACGGTTCTGGCCGCCGCCATTGCCCTTCCCTGGTATATCAGTGCCGAGATACGCAACCCCGGCCTGCTGGAGTACATGTTTATTGGTGAACACTTTTCCCGCTACCTGGACTCCGGCTGGGACGGCGATGAATATGGCAATGCCCATGTTCATCCACTGGGATCCATCTGGGGCTACCTGCTGCTGGGAGGCTTTCCCTGGACATTCGTATTAATGGGAGCGGTTATCACCCAGCTCTGGAAAGGCTGGCGGAAGAAGCCCACCCTTAAGTTGCAGGAATGGGATTACTTCCTGCTTTGCTGGCTGCTCTTTCTGCCCGTGTTTTTCACGTTCACCGCCAATCTGATCTGGACATATACCCTGCCCGTTATGCCTGCCCTGGCACTGATTATTGCACGGCTGTTCGGGGAGAACTGGCCTGACCATTCTCGCAAACTGATCGCCCTGGCAACCCTGACCCCCTTGTTGATGATTGCCACCACCGTTGTCATGATGAATGACGGCGGTAAAAAATCACAAAAGTACCTGATCGAAAGTATGACGGCTCATACGGTAGAGCAGCCTGGTCATCTTATTTACTTTTTGAAGCGTCCCTTCTCTGCTCGCTTTTATTCTCACGGTCAGGCGTTGCTGGCCAACAGCGAAGAGGAAATCAGCAATCAGTTGCACGACGATCGCAGGGACTTTCTGGCTACTCGTGACGGCAACATCAATATACTGTCTGAGTCGCTGAGAGACCGTTTCGAAAAAGTATCCGAATACAGGAACTGGACCCTCTGGGTTGAGAAGGAGTAG
- a CDS encoding TetR/AcrR family transcriptional regulator: MGRHTSFNKDKALDNALALFWSRGFSASSLRQLEEATDLHPGSLYYHFKNKEGLYLQVLQYYIDHYLQLRIDKHLSSGPPLEGLRRFLTAGYRHSRDRQYQNCCFLACTSTELHLLPDQAAELVRQAVDRIQQALLAQILNSAEKNLIAPGLSSTDAARELTSFFLGLQLMARINPNQHQLDLLVKRSLGHILNPKT, from the coding sequence ATGGGCAGGCATACCTCTTTTAATAAAGACAAGGCACTGGATAATGCACTCGCCCTCTTCTGGTCACGAGGGTTCTCAGCATCCTCCCTCAGGCAGCTGGAAGAGGCCACCGACCTGCACCCTGGTAGCCTGTATTATCACTTTAAAAACAAAGAAGGGTTATACCTGCAGGTTCTGCAATATTACATTGACCACTACCTGCAACTGAGAATTGACAAGCATCTTAGTTCAGGCCCTCCACTTGAAGGGCTGCGCCGATTCCTGACAGCCGGCTATCGTCATTCCCGCGATAGGCAATACCAGAACTGCTGCTTTCTGGCCTGTACCAGTACAGAGCTGCACTTGCTACCAGATCAGGCTGCAGAACTGGTCAGACAGGCTGTCGACAGGATTCAGCAGGCATTGCTGGCCCAGATTCTCAACAGTGCTGAAAAGAATCTGATCGCCCCCGGGCTGAGCAGCACGGATGCAGCCCGGGAACTCACCAGCTTCTTTCTGGGCCTTCAGTTAATGGCCAGAATCAATCCCAATCAGCATCAGTTAGATCTACTGGTAAAGCGCAGCCTTGGGCATATTCTGAACCCAAAAACATGA
- a CDS encoding AAA family ATPase — protein MSTSYAGTAPGIYNPSSIPLPILLLPLAYRTSFNHFPNSFSNSFPNFGTSQKAKPEPSFCIQPDDPHPTYKSGCLPLPDELNIKLAPEQGAPDQWTWVFPGKGRGEPSPEPQAEILPGPPGSNGGITPDTKTTIQLIPHNCDDEACLSWGFDDGREWIMDLSETIAPSFKDAPLWSGQETAPSAANRLMATRMIDQNGNVVYRLSENNQTRYISEEEYRRLLSLHFQAWLEYLYPEYFGPRLAAGGGWHQWHWRVRKVPRSPGTPPSEPPENLAEAPGDISLRSASPSPDGGGNPGGEGMSEQESPAPLPSASGAEGQPASDRFWVEASKSDDSSIVTMSPEDMRRLSIFRGDTVLLTGKLKKTTVAILLSEQNQTLGTIKMHRSTRSNLKLSLGDPVRVTQMPDIKYGKRVHILPTKESIAGITGNLFDVYLKPFFNEAYRPVTKGDIIPIRAAMRTVEFRVMETDPVGSCIVSPDTVLYCEGEPVDRQDESSIGNIGYDDIGGLGPQIRNIREIIELPLRYPQLFYTLNASPAKGILLTGPPGTGKTMIARATANESGAFFFLINGPEILSKMSGESESNLRKAFDEAQKNAPAIIFIDEIDSIAPKRDKTQGEVERRIVAQLLTLMDGLLSRHQVIVLAATNRANSIDQALRRFGRFDKEIHIGVPDEVGRLEILQVHTRDKKLSDDVDLETIAKSCHGFTGADIAQLISDAAVLCIRQKVDITTLEDGQSLDAELLDSLEITHAHFEQALGSSSPSALRETYVEIPAVTWEDIGGMAETKKTLNEMVRNPLEFPGLLKHFGQKTSRGVLLYGPPGCGKTQLAKALANDCQANFISIKGPELLTMWFGESERNVRDLFEKARQSAPCILFFDEIDSLATNRGGALGDANGASDRVLNQLLTEIDGITERNQIYIIAATNRPDILDPAIMRPGRFDKHIYIPLPDYESRLHIFKAVLRKTPVQDNVDLRQLARATPSFSGADISEVCQTAIRHAVREYASQRTSEGAGSEPVKAEESLDNYMLTRSHFEQAMLTARRSVKPMDMRRYENFQAYKEGQTGIPFRFQDTPAPENGTSAGSETVPGEDRFYEEEEDDDLYD, from the coding sequence GTGTCGACGAGCTATGCCGGCACCGCTCCAGGCATTTACAATCCATCCAGTATCCCGTTGCCCATCCTGTTACTCCCACTTGCCTACCGTACCTCTTTCAACCATTTTCCCAACTCTTTTTCCAACTCTTTTCCCAATTTTGGTACCAGCCAGAAGGCGAAGCCTGAACCCTCCTTTTGCATTCAGCCTGACGACCCTCATCCTACCTACAAGTCAGGCTGCCTGCCCCTGCCAGACGAGCTGAATATTAAACTGGCCCCGGAGCAGGGAGCCCCGGATCAATGGACCTGGGTGTTCCCTGGCAAAGGCAGGGGAGAACCTTCCCCAGAACCACAGGCAGAAATATTGCCCGGGCCTCCCGGCTCAAACGGCGGCATAACACCGGACACTAAAACGACGATCCAGCTTATTCCCCACAATTGCGATGATGAAGCCTGTCTGAGCTGGGGCTTTGATGATGGGCGAGAATGGATTATGGACCTGTCAGAAACCATTGCCCCATCATTCAAAGACGCCCCCCTTTGGAGTGGTCAGGAGACAGCACCGTCAGCGGCCAATAGACTCATGGCCACGAGAATGATTGATCAGAATGGCAACGTCGTTTATAGACTGAGTGAGAATAACCAGACCCGTTATATCAGTGAGGAAGAATACCGGCGGCTCCTGTCATTGCACTTTCAGGCCTGGCTTGAGTACCTGTATCCAGAATATTTCGGCCCCAGACTCGCTGCCGGAGGTGGTTGGCATCAATGGCACTGGCGAGTCCGGAAAGTGCCACGGAGTCCGGGAACCCCTCCCTCCGAGCCCCCCGAAAACTTAGCTGAGGCGCCAGGAGACATATCGTTGAGGTCCGCCAGTCCGTCACCTGATGGCGGAGGAAACCCTGGCGGAGAAGGCATGTCGGAACAGGAGTCTCCTGCGCCGCTCCCATCCGCTTCTGGTGCAGAAGGTCAGCCAGCTTCCGACCGTTTTTGGGTTGAAGCGAGTAAAAGTGACGATTCTTCCATAGTCACAATGTCACCGGAGGATATGCGACGGTTATCAATATTTCGCGGAGATACTGTCCTGCTAACCGGCAAATTAAAAAAGACTACTGTAGCTATTCTTTTATCGGAGCAGAATCAGACATTAGGCACGATCAAGATGCACAGGTCCACCCGGAGCAATCTTAAGCTGTCGTTGGGCGATCCAGTCAGAGTCACCCAGATGCCTGACATTAAGTACGGTAAACGGGTGCATATATTGCCAACAAAAGAAAGCATTGCAGGCATAACCGGTAACTTGTTTGATGTGTATTTGAAGCCATTTTTTAACGAAGCGTATCGACCTGTTACTAAAGGCGACATCATTCCTATCAGGGCAGCCATGCGAACCGTGGAGTTCCGGGTGATGGAAACGGATCCGGTGGGTAGCTGCATAGTTTCTCCGGACACTGTACTTTACTGTGAAGGCGAGCCCGTTGATCGGCAGGATGAGTCTTCAATTGGGAATATTGGTTATGATGACATTGGTGGGCTTGGACCACAGATTCGAAACATACGCGAAATTATTGAGCTTCCCCTGCGTTACCCACAACTGTTTTATACCCTGAACGCTAGCCCTGCAAAAGGAATACTCCTGACTGGACCACCGGGAACTGGAAAAACAATGATTGCCCGGGCCACTGCCAACGAGAGCGGCGCCTTCTTCTTTCTGATTAATGGCCCGGAAATTTTGAGCAAAATGTCAGGTGAGTCAGAGTCCAACCTGAGAAAGGCTTTTGATGAAGCTCAAAAAAACGCGCCTGCCATTATTTTTATTGATGAAATTGATTCCATAGCTCCCAAACGTGATAAAACCCAGGGTGAAGTGGAGCGACGGATTGTAGCTCAATTGCTTACCTTGATGGATGGTTTGCTGTCCAGGCATCAGGTTATAGTTCTGGCAGCCACCAACAGGGCTAATTCGATTGACCAGGCACTGCGCCGTTTTGGCCGGTTTGATAAAGAAATCCATATCGGTGTGCCTGACGAGGTCGGTCGTCTGGAAATTCTTCAGGTTCACACCAGAGACAAAAAACTGTCCGATGATGTGGATCTGGAAACGATTGCAAAAAGCTGCCACGGCTTCACCGGCGCAGACATCGCACAGCTTATTAGTGATGCTGCTGTGCTCTGTATCAGGCAAAAAGTAGATATTACTACCCTGGAGGATGGACAGAGCCTTGATGCCGAGCTTTTAGATAGCCTGGAAATCACTCATGCTCATTTTGAACAGGCTCTGGGTTCCTCCAGCCCATCCGCTCTCAGAGAAACCTATGTTGAGATACCCGCTGTGACCTGGGAAGACATCGGCGGCATGGCGGAGACCAAAAAGACATTGAATGAAATGGTTCGCAACCCCTTGGAATTTCCCGGGCTGCTCAAGCATTTTGGTCAGAAAACATCACGGGGTGTGCTTCTGTACGGCCCTCCTGGTTGTGGCAAAACACAGTTAGCCAAGGCTCTGGCCAACGATTGTCAGGCTAACTTCATTTCTATAAAAGGACCGGAGTTGCTGACTATGTGGTTTGGCGAGTCAGAGCGTAATGTGCGCGACCTTTTTGAAAAAGCCAGGCAATCAGCACCCTGCATTCTGTTTTTTGATGAAATTGATTCTTTAGCGACTAACAGGGGAGGGGCACTAGGGGACGCCAATGGTGCAAGCGATCGCGTTCTGAATCAACTGTTAACCGAGATTGATGGTATCACTGAGCGGAATCAAATTTACATCATTGCCGCCACCAACAGACCGGATATTCTTGATCCAGCCATTATGCGACCTGGTCGTTTCGACAAGCATATCTACATTCCGCTGCCGGATTATGAAAGCCGACTGCATATTTTCAAAGCGGTCCTGCGTAAAACCCCGGTACAGGACAATGTTGATTTAAGACAGCTGGCTCGCGCAACCCCAAGTTTCTCGGGAGCGGATATTAGCGAAGTCTGCCAGACAGCAATAAGACATGCAGTCAGGGAGTACGCTAGCCAACGCACCTCGGAGGGGGCTGGAAGTGAGCCAGTGAAAGCTGAAGAGTCCCTTGACAATTACATGTTGACGCGCAGCCACTTTGAGCAAGCTATGCTCACGGCGAGACGCAGCGTCAAACCCATGGATATGCGCCGTTATGAAAATTTTCAGGCGTATAAGGAAGGCCAAACCGGAATCCCATTCCGTTTTCAGGATACGCCCGCCCCTGAAAACGGAACGTCAGCTGGATCGGAAACGGTACCAGGAGAAGACAGATTTTATGAAGAAGAAGAAGATGATGACTTGTACGACTAG
- a CDS encoding nucleoid-associated protein: protein MAIQQIIVHQLKQAPGSDSLTAIPAGHSLPPTPALEAMLDDLLQTYNKKQDKQYGQFNPDAESPFPAELGDYLEEKMDFTALTRNTLNRLLEQLGQAGALGGGYLLFADYQQGLTRYFMLCMLTSNVSVTVADDLSIQDVAYLDTARMPLACRINITEWQGNENSGRYLSFLRPRGGRRLSDVFQEALGCNETSNSKEEADTLVSAVKEYAREAPSLENHREVSRQVYDFCQTKIDEGDALTLDELTGYLSEAGSDDFARFVNTRDYDMSQPMAPEKRTLTKLVKYTGRSKGLNIAFDAELLGTQVVYNKDLNQLVIKEVPAKLKEQLESNN from the coding sequence ATGGCCATTCAACAAATCATTGTCCACCAGCTCAAACAAGCTCCCGGCAGCGATTCCCTGACCGCTATTCCTGCGGGTCATAGCCTGCCCCCCACTCCAGCCCTGGAAGCCATGCTGGATGACCTGCTGCAAACCTACAACAAGAAACAAGACAAACAGTACGGTCAGTTCAACCCCGATGCCGAAAGTCCTTTCCCAGCCGAACTGGGTGATTACCTGGAAGAAAAAATGGACTTTACGGCCCTGACCCGGAACACTCTGAACCGGCTTTTAGAACAGCTCGGTCAGGCGGGAGCACTGGGGGGAGGCTACCTGCTGTTTGCTGATTACCAGCAGGGCCTGACCCGCTACTTCATGCTTTGTATGCTGACCAGCAATGTCAGCGTAACCGTGGCCGATGATCTTTCTATTCAGGATGTCGCTTATCTTGATACGGCCAGAATGCCGCTGGCCTGCCGCATTAATATTACCGAATGGCAGGGCAACGAAAACAGCGGTCGCTACCTCTCTTTCCTGCGACCCCGTGGTGGCCGTCGACTGAGCGATGTGTTTCAGGAAGCCCTGGGCTGCAATGAAACCAGTAATAGCAAGGAAGAGGCTGACACGCTGGTCAGCGCTGTAAAAGAGTACGCCAGGGAAGCACCTTCGCTGGAAAATCACAGGGAAGTCAGCCGACAGGTCTATGACTTTTGCCAGACCAAAATAGACGAAGGAGACGCCCTGACTCTGGATGAACTGACCGGCTACCTGAGTGAAGCGGGCTCCGATGATTTTGCCCGCTTCGTCAACACCCGGGACTACGACATGAGTCAGCCCATGGCACCAGAAAAACGCACTCTGACCAAACTGGTTAAGTACACGGGTCGCAGCAAGGGACTTAATATTGCTTTTGATGCCGAGCTGCTCGGCACTCAGGTAGTGTACAACAAAGACCTGAACCAGCTGGTGATCAAGGAAGTTCCTGCCAAACTCAAGGAGCAACTGGAAAGCAACAACTGA
- a CDS encoding rRNA adenine N-6-methyltransferase family protein, which produces MALKVQYFEWVELFRVFRRYSSHRTFLKAFLELKLRYLLDNPFRVSKRFLIKKQSDDLYLYGETPLTVMAEICETSEITSGDHVFELGAGSGFTSLWMAAFAGVRVTSIEQIPTFCQRLRRVSQRLQLDKLNVIEGDYLEVDLSEATVIYLYASNLDDLTIRCLTLRMLALKPGSRVISVSYPLQEYCPVPGIFEQQESFPVSFPWGEADVFLQVRTSYVQKSSV; this is translated from the coding sequence TTGGCGTTAAAAGTTCAATATTTCGAGTGGGTCGAACTGTTCAGGGTATTTCGTCGTTACTCATCTCATCGCACATTTCTTAAAGCCTTTCTGGAGTTGAAGCTCCGCTATCTGCTGGACAACCCGTTCCGGGTCAGTAAGCGTTTTCTGATTAAAAAACAGTCAGATGACTTGTATCTCTACGGTGAAACGCCTTTAACCGTGATGGCTGAAATCTGTGAAACGTCTGAAATAACGTCCGGGGATCATGTTTTTGAACTGGGGGCAGGCAGTGGTTTTACTTCGCTCTGGATGGCGGCTTTTGCGGGTGTCAGGGTGACATCAATCGAACAGATTCCCACGTTTTGCCAGAGACTCCGGCGTGTCAGTCAGAGATTGCAACTGGATAAGCTCAACGTCATTGAAGGGGATTATCTGGAGGTGGATCTTTCGGAGGCGACTGTTATTTATCTCTATGCATCCAATCTGGATGATCTCACTATTCGTTGCCTGACGCTCAGAATGTTGGCTCTGAAACCCGGGAGCAGAGTGATTTCCGTCAGCTATCCTCTTCAGGAGTATTGCCCTGTACCGGGTATTTTTGAGCAGCAGGAGTCGTTTCCTGTTAGCTTTCCCTGGGGAGAAGCGGATGTCTTTTTGCAGGTCAGAACATCTTATGTGCAGAAGTCATCTGTCTGA
- a CDS encoding DUF3094 family protein produces the protein MERTQTRLRPEDQANVDRFISTGTNATERNRFRPLKLMFWLAVVIVMLGVISRLIGVLILG, from the coding sequence ATGGAAAGAACCCAAACCCGTCTGCGCCCTGAAGACCAGGCCAACGTTGACCGTTTTATCAGTACTGGAACCAATGCTACTGAGCGCAACCGTTTCAGACCTTTAAAGCTGATGTTCTGGCTGGCCGTGGTCATTGTCATGCTCGGCGTAATCAGCCGCCTGATAGGCGTCCTTATTTTGGGATAA
- a CDS encoding NAD(P)/FAD-dependent oxidoreductase, translating into MTDQLHKIVIVGGGAGGLGLATRLGKKLGKKKKARITLVDARNTHFWKPLLHEVAAGTLNAFEDELSYLAQAKWNHFHFLPGRMSGLDRDNKTITLAPINDETGAEVVPERSLEYDDLVICLGSTANDFNTPGAVDHCLFLDNREQAERVHTTLLNHYLHAQASDEKSPELNIAIIGAGATGVELAAELHHAAIELARYGLDAIQPNKVKITLIEGSDRILPALPARISNSVHKQLQKMGVVVQTHQLVSEITDKGLNTKSGDFIDSDLSIWAAGIKAPAFLKDIAGLETNRINQLLVRPTLQSTLDDHIYALGDCASCTLLGSNGESITIPPRAQAAHQQAELLARSLTGRLLEGQAPLPFTYKDYGSLISLSRSSAVGNLMGAITGGDMMVEGMMAKMFYISLYRMHQVALFGRFRTGALILKDFIGKTTRPHLKLH; encoded by the coding sequence GTGACTGATCAGCTCCATAAAATAGTGATTGTCGGAGGAGGTGCCGGAGGACTCGGGTTAGCCACCAGACTGGGAAAGAAACTGGGCAAAAAGAAGAAAGCCCGGATTACCCTGGTGGATGCTCGAAATACACATTTCTGGAAACCTCTGTTACACGAAGTGGCCGCCGGCACCCTGAATGCCTTTGAAGATGAGCTAAGTTACCTGGCTCAGGCCAAGTGGAATCATTTTCACTTTCTGCCCGGCAGAATGTCCGGTTTGGATCGGGATAATAAAACCATTACCCTTGCCCCCATTAACGACGAAACCGGAGCTGAAGTCGTTCCCGAGCGCAGCCTGGAGTACGATGACCTGGTGATCTGTCTAGGCAGCACCGCTAACGACTTTAATACTCCGGGTGCCGTGGATCACTGCCTGTTTCTGGACAACCGGGAACAAGCGGAAAGAGTTCACACCACGCTTCTGAACCATTACCTTCACGCCCAGGCTTCTGACGAGAAATCGCCTGAGCTAAACATCGCCATTATCGGTGCCGGAGCAACAGGGGTTGAACTGGCGGCAGAGCTTCATCATGCAGCGATAGAGCTGGCCCGATATGGTCTGGATGCGATTCAACCCAATAAAGTCAAGATCACCCTCATAGAAGGCAGCGACCGAATACTTCCTGCCCTGCCCGCTCGTATCAGCAACAGTGTTCACAAACAACTGCAAAAAATGGGGGTGGTTGTACAGACCCACCAGCTGGTGAGCGAAATCACGGACAAAGGCTTAAACACCAAAAGCGGTGACTTTATCGACTCTGATCTCAGCATCTGGGCAGCAGGCATCAAAGCCCCGGCGTTTCTGAAAGATATTGCCGGCCTTGAAACCAACCGAATTAACCAGCTGCTGGTCAGACCCACCCTGCAATCGACTCTGGATGATCACATCTACGCGCTGGGTGACTGCGCCAGCTGTACGCTGCTGGGCAGTAACGGCGAGTCGATCACCATCCCGCCCAGGGCTCAGGCCGCTCACCAACAAGCTGAATTACTCGCCAGGAGCCTGACGGGAAGACTTCTGGAAGGCCAGGCTCCTTTACCCTTTACCTATAAGGATTACGGCTCTCTGATCTCTCTGAGTCGCTCCAGTGCCGTTGGTAACTTAATGGGAGCTATCACGGGTGGCGATATGATGGTGGAAGGGATGATGGCCAAGATGTTTTACATCAGCCTTTACCGAATGCATCAGGTGGCGCTGTTTGGTCGATTCAGGACCGGGGCGCTGATTCTGAAAGACTTTATCGGGAAAACAACGCGTCCCCATTTAAAGTTGCATTAA
- a CDS encoding type II toxin-antitoxin system MqsR family toxin, whose product MKKTLNSRTKPTYPLAEIKKQFNSQKGLRMTFSARQGAVSIGFSDYDVIAAIQALKESDFYKSMVPLTESFKHWQDVYKSCFAGVELYIKFQRAKNGQFFMLISFKEK is encoded by the coding sequence ATGAAAAAAACACTGAATAGCCGCACAAAGCCTACGTATCCATTGGCAGAAATTAAAAAACAGTTCAACTCTCAAAAAGGGTTGAGAATGACATTTTCAGCCAGACAGGGTGCAGTTAGCATTGGCTTCAGTGACTACGATGTTATAGCGGCAATACAGGCGCTGAAAGAATCTGACTTCTACAAAAGCATGGTTCCATTAACTGAAAGCTTTAAACATTGGCAAGATGTCTATAAGAGCTGTTTTGCTGGTGTTGAGTTGTACATCAAGTTTCAGAGAGCAAAAAACGGTCAGTTTTTTATGCTGATCTCATTCAAAGAGAAGTAA
- a CDS encoding type II toxin-antitoxin system MqsA family antitoxin, whose protein sequence is MSVQCELCGEQACREIRPMEYSYKGHSITLDQPGVYCDSCGEVLLEPEDLKATRANLMEFHANVDGILGPSQIKRIRKLLNMTQKELGLLLGGGPNAFSRYEQGITAAPRAVSIALRLLARHPEDVKQVTDSFATQPSQDFTQISG, encoded by the coding sequence ATGAGCGTTCAATGTGAACTCTGTGGCGAGCAAGCCTGCAGAGAAATCAGGCCCATGGAGTACTCGTACAAAGGCCATTCAATCACGCTTGATCAGCCAGGTGTTTATTGCGATTCATGCGGTGAGGTTTTGCTTGAGCCGGAGGATTTAAAGGCCACCAGAGCGAATCTCATGGAGTTTCACGCAAATGTGGACGGCATTTTGGGCCCTTCACAGATAAAGCGAATTAGAAAACTGTTGAATATGACCCAAAAAGAGTTAGGTCTATTACTGGGTGGTGGACCTAATGCATTTAGTCGCTACGAACAAGGCATTACGGCTGCGCCCAGAGCCGTTTCGATTGCACTAAGACTACTTGCCAGGCATCCCGAAGATGTGAAACAGGTGACCGACTCCTTTGCAACGCAACCTTCTCAGGATTTCACGCAGATTTCTGGTTGA